From Phragmites australis chromosome 5, lpPhrAust1.1, whole genome shotgun sequence, a single genomic window includes:
- the LOC133919217 gene encoding serine/threonine-protein kinase AFC1-like isoform X4 produces the protein MTKVDPVMHELRLIHTDLKPENILLVSPEYIKVPDYKVSSRSTKEGSYFKQLPKSSAIKVIDFGSTTYGQQDQTYVVSTRHYRAPEVILGLGWSYPCDIWSVGCILAELCTGEALFQTHENLEHLAMMERVFGPLPYHMLKRADRHSEKYIRKGRLNWPEGCTSRESMKAVMKLPRLHNLVMQNVDQSAGDFIDLLQGLLKCDPASRLTAQEALRHPFLAGVSERR, from the exons ATGACAAAAGTAGATCCAG TTATGCATGAATTGCGCCTCATACACACTGATTTAAAGCCTGAGAACATTCTTCTTGTTTCTCCAGAGTACATTAAAGTGCCCGATTACAAA GTTTCATCCCGATCCACAAAGGAGGGCTCCTATTTCAAGCAGTTGCCCAAGTCTAGTGCCATCAAGGTGATTGATTTTGGTAGCACTACCTATGGTCAACAAGACCAGACTTATGTGGTATCTACTAGGCATTATCGAGCTCCAGAAGTCATTTTGG GACTTGGATGGAGTTATCCATGTGATATCTGGAGTGTTGGTTGTATTCTGGCTGAGCTTTGCACG GGAGAGGCATTATTTCAGACCCATGAAAACTTGGAACATCTGGCTATGATGGAGAGGGTGTTCGGACCTTTACCATACCATATGCTTAAGAGGGCAGA TCGACATTCTGAGAAATACATCAGAAAAGGTCGTTTGAATTGGCCTGAAGGTTGCACTTCGCGGGAGAGCATGAAAGCTGTGATGAAACTGCCCAGGCTTCAC AATCTGGTCATGCAAAATGTGGATCAGTCTGCTGGGGATTTCATCGATCTTTTGCAAGGGTTGCTGAAGTGTGATCCAGCAAGCCGCCTAACAGCACAAGAGGCGCTGAGGCATCCATTCTTGGCAGGAGTGAGCGAGCGGAGATGA
- the LOC133917581 gene encoding high-affinity nitrate transporter-activating protein 2.1-like codes for MAAASRTGRARARSTQNTRVPGASYIFSTPPSSSSNPPSPASPLHLHLQQLASRSELIGRRKGKTPGIYMARQGVVASALLVAVLLGACLPQPTAAGVLLSTLPKALDVAASAKPGQVLHAGEDTLTVTWSLNTTEPAGADAAYKNVKVNLCYAPISQKDRGWRKSNDDLSKDKACQFKVTQQAYTAGAAGSFEYLLARDIPTGSYYVRAYALDASGTQVAYGQTGPAAAFDIAGITGIHASIKVAAGVFSAFSVVSLAFFFVIENRKKNN; via the exons ATGGCTGCTGCCTCGCGCACAGGCCGCGCGCGCGCGAGATCAACTCAAAACACCCGCGTGCCCGGCGCCTCCTATATATTCTCAACCCCTCCGTCATCTTCCTCCAACCCACCAAGCCCAGCTTCTCCACTCCACCTCCATCTCCAACAACTAGCTAGCCGCTCCGAGTTGATCGGAAGGCGAAAGGGGAAGACACCAGGGATATATATGGCTCGGCAAGGTGTCGTGGCGTCCGCGTTGCTGGTGGCGGTTCTTCTCGGGGCCTGCCTGCCGCAGCCGACCGCCGCGGGGGTGCTCCTCTCCACGCTGCCCAAGGCGCTCGACGTCGCCGCCTCCGCCAAGCCCGGCCAAG TTCTGCACGCCGGCGAGGACACGCTCACGGTGACATGGTCCCTGAACACGACGGAGCCGGCCGGCGCCGATGCCGCCTACAAGAACGTCAAGGTGAACCTGTGCTACGCGCCGATTAGCCAGAAGGACCGCGGGTGGCGCAAGTCCAACGACGACCTGAGCAAGGACAAGGCGTGCCAGTTCAAGGTCACACAGCAGGCGTacaccgccggcgccgccggcagCTTCGAATACCTCCTCGCCCGCGACATCCCCACGGGTTCCTACTACGTTCGCGCCTACGCGCTGGACGCGTCGGGGACGCAGGTGGCCTACGGACAGAcgggccccgccgccgccttcgaCATCGCCGGCATCACGGGCATCCACGCTTCCATCAAGGTCGCCGCCGGCGTGTTCTCCGCGTTCTCCGTGGTCTCGCTCGCATTCTTCTTCGTCATTGAGAACCGCAAGAAGAACAATTAG
- the LOC133919217 gene encoding serine/threonine-protein kinase AFC2-like isoform X1: MECIAEMPPAPLDRRPRKRQRLGWDVGPAEFHQFQLGFCGQEVANAISAVALGLSSGGIVSSQENQELHRLASPPLREDDKDGHYVFAVGDNLTSRYRINAKMGEGTFGQVLECWDRERKEMVAIKIIRGIKKYRDAAMIEIGMLEQLGKYDKSRSSCVQIRNWFDYRNHICIVFERLGPSLYDFLRKNNYRSFPIALVREVAKQLLECIAFMHELRLIHTDLKPENILLVSPEYIKVPDYKVSSRSTKEGSYFKQLPKSSAIKVIDFGSTTYGQQDQTYVVSTRHYRAPEVILGLGWSYPCDIWSVGCILAELCTGEALFQTHENLEHLAMMERVFGPLPYHMLKRADRHSEKYIRKGRLNWPEGCTSRESMKAVMKLPRLHNLVMQNVDQSAGDFIDLLQGLLKCDPASRLTAQEALRHPFLAGVSERR; the protein is encoded by the exons ATGGAGTGCATCGCCGAGATGCCGCCCGCGCCGCTCGACCGCCGCCCGCGCAAGCGGCAGCGGTTGGGCTGGGACGTCGGCCCCGCGGAGTTCCATCAG TTTCAGCTTGGATTTTGCGGGCAAGAAGTTGCAAACGCCATCAGTGCTGTGGCGTTGGGGCTCTCTTCGGGTGGTATTGTTTCTTCTCAGGAGAACCAAGAGCTCCATCGTTTGGCTTCCCCTCCACTGAGAGAAGATGACAAGGATGGCCATTATGTTTTTGCTGTGGGAGATAACCTCACATCTCGCT ATAGGATCAATGCTAAAATGGGCGAAG GTACCTTTGGTCAGGTGTTGGAATGTTGGGATAGGGAAAGGAAAGAAATGGTGGCTATCAAGATCATCAGGGGCATAAAGAAGTACAGGGATGCTGCAATGATAGAAATTGGCATGCTCGAGCAGCTTGGTAAATATGACAAAAGTAGATCCAG TTGTGTTCAAATTCGGAACTGGTTTGACTATCGTAACCATATCTGTATT GTCTTTGAGAGGCTTGGACCAAGCTTATACGATTTTCTGCGGAAAAACAATTACCGCTCATTCCCAATTGCCCTAGTTCGGGAGGTTGCCAAACAACTGTTGGAATGCATAGCAT TTATGCATGAATTGCGCCTCATACACACTGATTTAAAGCCTGAGAACATTCTTCTTGTTTCTCCAGAGTACATTAAAGTGCCCGATTACAAA GTTTCATCCCGATCCACAAAGGAGGGCTCCTATTTCAAGCAGTTGCCCAAGTCTAGTGCCATCAAGGTGATTGATTTTGGTAGCACTACCTATGGTCAACAAGACCAGACTTATGTGGTATCTACTAGGCATTATCGAGCTCCAGAAGTCATTTTGG GACTTGGATGGAGTTATCCATGTGATATCTGGAGTGTTGGTTGTATTCTGGCTGAGCTTTGCACG GGAGAGGCATTATTTCAGACCCATGAAAACTTGGAACATCTGGCTATGATGGAGAGGGTGTTCGGACCTTTACCATACCATATGCTTAAGAGGGCAGA TCGACATTCTGAGAAATACATCAGAAAAGGTCGTTTGAATTGGCCTGAAGGTTGCACTTCGCGGGAGAGCATGAAAGCTGTGATGAAACTGCCCAGGCTTCAC AATCTGGTCATGCAAAATGTGGATCAGTCTGCTGGGGATTTCATCGATCTTTTGCAAGGGTTGCTGAAGTGTGATCCAGCAAGCCGCCTAACAGCACAAGAGGCGCTGAGGCATCCATTCTTGGCAGGAGTGAGCGAGCGGAGATGA
- the LOC133919217 gene encoding serine/threonine-protein kinase AFC2-like isoform X2, with protein MECIAEMPPAPLDRRPRKRQRLGWDVGPAEFHQLGFCGQEVANAISAVALGLSSGGIVSSQENQELHRLASPPLREDDKDGHYVFAVGDNLTSRYRINAKMGEGTFGQVLECWDRERKEMVAIKIIRGIKKYRDAAMIEIGMLEQLGKYDKSRSSCVQIRNWFDYRNHICIVFERLGPSLYDFLRKNNYRSFPIALVREVAKQLLECIAFMHELRLIHTDLKPENILLVSPEYIKVPDYKVSSRSTKEGSYFKQLPKSSAIKVIDFGSTTYGQQDQTYVVSTRHYRAPEVILGLGWSYPCDIWSVGCILAELCTGEALFQTHENLEHLAMMERVFGPLPYHMLKRADRHSEKYIRKGRLNWPEGCTSRESMKAVMKLPRLHNLVMQNVDQSAGDFIDLLQGLLKCDPASRLTAQEALRHPFLAGVSERR; from the exons ATGGAGTGCATCGCCGAGATGCCGCCCGCGCCGCTCGACCGCCGCCCGCGCAAGCGGCAGCGGTTGGGCTGGGACGTCGGCCCCGCGGAGTTCCATCAG CTTGGATTTTGCGGGCAAGAAGTTGCAAACGCCATCAGTGCTGTGGCGTTGGGGCTCTCTTCGGGTGGTATTGTTTCTTCTCAGGAGAACCAAGAGCTCCATCGTTTGGCTTCCCCTCCACTGAGAGAAGATGACAAGGATGGCCATTATGTTTTTGCTGTGGGAGATAACCTCACATCTCGCT ATAGGATCAATGCTAAAATGGGCGAAG GTACCTTTGGTCAGGTGTTGGAATGTTGGGATAGGGAAAGGAAAGAAATGGTGGCTATCAAGATCATCAGGGGCATAAAGAAGTACAGGGATGCTGCAATGATAGAAATTGGCATGCTCGAGCAGCTTGGTAAATATGACAAAAGTAGATCCAG TTGTGTTCAAATTCGGAACTGGTTTGACTATCGTAACCATATCTGTATT GTCTTTGAGAGGCTTGGACCAAGCTTATACGATTTTCTGCGGAAAAACAATTACCGCTCATTCCCAATTGCCCTAGTTCGGGAGGTTGCCAAACAACTGTTGGAATGCATAGCAT TTATGCATGAATTGCGCCTCATACACACTGATTTAAAGCCTGAGAACATTCTTCTTGTTTCTCCAGAGTACATTAAAGTGCCCGATTACAAA GTTTCATCCCGATCCACAAAGGAGGGCTCCTATTTCAAGCAGTTGCCCAAGTCTAGTGCCATCAAGGTGATTGATTTTGGTAGCACTACCTATGGTCAACAAGACCAGACTTATGTGGTATCTACTAGGCATTATCGAGCTCCAGAAGTCATTTTGG GACTTGGATGGAGTTATCCATGTGATATCTGGAGTGTTGGTTGTATTCTGGCTGAGCTTTGCACG GGAGAGGCATTATTTCAGACCCATGAAAACTTGGAACATCTGGCTATGATGGAGAGGGTGTTCGGACCTTTACCATACCATATGCTTAAGAGGGCAGA TCGACATTCTGAGAAATACATCAGAAAAGGTCGTTTGAATTGGCCTGAAGGTTGCACTTCGCGGGAGAGCATGAAAGCTGTGATGAAACTGCCCAGGCTTCAC AATCTGGTCATGCAAAATGTGGATCAGTCTGCTGGGGATTTCATCGATCTTTTGCAAGGGTTGCTGAAGTGTGATCCAGCAAGCCGCCTAACAGCACAAGAGGCGCTGAGGCATCCATTCTTGGCAGGAGTGAGCGAGCGGAGATGA
- the LOC133919217 gene encoding serine/threonine-protein kinase AFC2-like isoform X3: MECIAEMPPAPLDRRPRKRQRLGWDVGPAEFHQFQLGFCGQEVANAISAVALGLSSGGIVSSQENQELHRLASPPLREDDKDGHYVFAVGDNLTSRYRINAKMGEGTFGQVLECWDRERKEMVAIKIIRGIKKYRDAAMIEIGMLEQLGKYDKSRSSCVQIRNWFDYRNHICIVFERLGPSLYDFLRKNNYRSFPIALVREVAKQLLECIAFMHELRLIHTDLKPENILLVSPEYIKVPDYKVSSRSTKEGSYFKQLPKSSAIKDLDGVIHVISGVLVVFWLSFARERHYFRPMKTWNIWL, from the exons ATGGAGTGCATCGCCGAGATGCCGCCCGCGCCGCTCGACCGCCGCCCGCGCAAGCGGCAGCGGTTGGGCTGGGACGTCGGCCCCGCGGAGTTCCATCAG TTTCAGCTTGGATTTTGCGGGCAAGAAGTTGCAAACGCCATCAGTGCTGTGGCGTTGGGGCTCTCTTCGGGTGGTATTGTTTCTTCTCAGGAGAACCAAGAGCTCCATCGTTTGGCTTCCCCTCCACTGAGAGAAGATGACAAGGATGGCCATTATGTTTTTGCTGTGGGAGATAACCTCACATCTCGCT ATAGGATCAATGCTAAAATGGGCGAAG GTACCTTTGGTCAGGTGTTGGAATGTTGGGATAGGGAAAGGAAAGAAATGGTGGCTATCAAGATCATCAGGGGCATAAAGAAGTACAGGGATGCTGCAATGATAGAAATTGGCATGCTCGAGCAGCTTGGTAAATATGACAAAAGTAGATCCAG TTGTGTTCAAATTCGGAACTGGTTTGACTATCGTAACCATATCTGTATT GTCTTTGAGAGGCTTGGACCAAGCTTATACGATTTTCTGCGGAAAAACAATTACCGCTCATTCCCAATTGCCCTAGTTCGGGAGGTTGCCAAACAACTGTTGGAATGCATAGCAT TTATGCATGAATTGCGCCTCATACACACTGATTTAAAGCCTGAGAACATTCTTCTTGTTTCTCCAGAGTACATTAAAGTGCCCGATTACAAA GTTTCATCCCGATCCACAAAGGAGGGCTCCTATTTCAAGCAGTTGCCCAAGTCTAGTGCCATCAAG GACTTGGATGGAGTTATCCATGTGATATCTGGAGTGTTGGTTGTATTCTGGCTGAGCTTTGCACG GGAGAGGCATTATTTCAGACCCATGAAAACTTGGAACATCTGGCTATGA